A stretch of Desulfobacter hydrogenophilus DNA encodes these proteins:
- a CDS encoding purine-nucleoside phosphorylase, whose amino-acid sequence MSLSFVNKVQECARFIQERMQVRPVAGMITGTGLSDTLTDLVVHQVFPYAGLPHFPQATVDSHKGSLVQGTLNGRDLLVFQGRIHMYEGYSPQLVTFPVRLLQALGVPMLILTNAAGGINLDFSAGDIMLIRDHINLTGQNPLAGPHEESFGLRFPDMTRVYDPDLGRCLVDIAAQEKIQLHAGVYAGLLGPSLETPAETRFLKNSGADAVGFSTVMEAIAGVQAGMKILGVSLITNINDPDAPEQTTLEAVVGTAAKASDKLNRMITGFVGQLA is encoded by the coding sequence ATGTCTCTATCATTTGTTAATAAAGTTCAGGAATGTGCACGATTTATACAGGAACGCATGCAGGTGCGGCCTGTTGCCGGCATGATAACGGGAACAGGCCTTTCCGATACCCTGACTGACCTTGTGGTCCACCAGGTGTTCCCCTATGCGGGGCTGCCCCATTTTCCCCAGGCCACGGTGGACAGCCACAAAGGGAGCCTTGTGCAGGGAACCCTTAACGGCAGGGATCTCCTTGTTTTTCAGGGGCGGATACATATGTATGAGGGATATTCCCCACAGCTTGTCACATTTCCGGTAAGGCTGCTTCAGGCCCTTGGGGTGCCAATGCTTATCCTTACCAATGCCGCCGGCGGCATCAATCTGGATTTTAGTGCCGGAGACATTATGCTCATCCGGGACCATATCAACCTCACCGGGCAAAATCCCCTTGCAGGCCCCCACGAGGAGTCCTTTGGCCTTCGGTTTCCAGATATGACCCGGGTGTATGATCCGGATTTGGGACGGTGTCTCGTTGACATTGCTGCCCAGGAGAAAATCCAATTACACGCCGGGGTGTATGCAGGTCTTTTGGGGCCAAGCCTTGAAACGCCTGCGGAAACCCGGTTTCTGAAAAATAGCGGCGCTGACGCCGTGGGGTTTTCCACGGTAATGGAGGCCATTGCCGGGGTTCAGGCGGGTATGAAAATTTTGGGGGTTTCCCTGATTACCAATATCAATGATCCTGACGCGCCTGAACAGACCACCCTGGAGGCTGTGGTGGGGACTGCAGCAAAAGCATCTGACAAATTGAACCGGATGATTACCGGTTTTGTGGGGCAACTGGCTTAA
- a CDS encoding YbgA family protein gives MTGKAQITTTETDKTSIDIPKIKIGASTCLLGKKVGYDGNHSHDRYLTQTLSLFVDYVPVCPEVECGMPIPRESVRLVGDPAAPRLETRNTHEDKTRMMTDWIPGKLAALEKENLCGFIFKSKSPSSGLYRIRVYGDDGKVRKIGTGFFAKAFCENFPRVPVEEAGRLNDPQLRENFIEKIFSLRRWRKLVEEQKNLGGLVAFHTQNKLLILSHSQPHYRQMGKLVAKGKEIIAKEGGQALFEQYEILLLKALDLKTTIKKNINVLMHILGFFKKNLSADEKQEMLSLFDQYRQGYVPLVVPLTLINHYVRKYDQPWLKDQTYLNPHPFELKLRNYF, from the coding sequence ATGACCGGCAAAGCCCAAATTACGACAACGGAAACTGACAAAACCTCAATCGATATCCCTAAAATCAAGATAGGCGCATCCACCTGTCTTCTGGGTAAAAAGGTGGGCTATGACGGGAATCACAGCCATGACCGCTATTTGACCCAGACCCTCTCGCTGTTTGTTGATTATGTGCCCGTCTGTCCCGAAGTGGAGTGCGGTATGCCCATTCCCAGGGAGTCGGTGCGCCTGGTGGGGGACCCCGCTGCCCCGCGCCTGGAAACCCGGAATACCCATGAGGATAAAACCCGGATGATGACGGATTGGATTCCCGGAAAATTGGCCGCCCTTGAAAAGGAAAACCTGTGCGGATTTATATTTAAAAGTAAATCCCCGTCCTCGGGCCTTTACCGGATAAGGGTCTACGGTGATGACGGCAAGGTCCGGAAAATCGGAACAGGATTTTTTGCAAAAGCATTTTGCGAAAATTTCCCCAGAGTCCCTGTGGAAGAGGCCGGACGCCTCAATGATCCCCAGTTAAGAGAAAATTTCATTGAAAAAATCTTCAGCCTCAGACGATGGCGAAAGCTGGTTGAAGAGCAGAAAAATTTAGGGGGCCTTGTGGCCTTTCACACCCAAAACAAGCTGCTGATTCTCTCCCACAGCCAGCCCCATTACCGCCAGATGGGAAAGCTTGTGGCCAAGGGCAAAGAAATCATCGCAAAAGAGGGGGGCCAGGCGCTTTTTGAACAATATGAAATCCTGCTCTTAAAGGCCCTTGACCTGAAAACCACCATAAAAAAAAATATCAATGTCCTCATGCATATCCTGGGCTTTTTTAAAAAAAATCTGAGTGCAGATGAAAAGCAGGAGATGCTGTCTCTATTTGACCAATACAGACAAGGCTATGTTCCCCTGGTGGTGCCCTTGACCCTGATCAACCATTATGTGCGCAAATACGATCAGCCCTGGCTTAAGGATCAGACCTATCTCAATCCCCATCCGTTTGAACTGAAATTGCGCAATTATTTTTGA
- a CDS encoding patatin-like phospholipase family protein: protein MSDNLTILAGATAYRHIKENGLSPDDIDAMLGASGAAKWLCIHGLDSAIFTQWFSGRTRPLHLFGTSIGAWKFAAAAQTNCREAFDRLKHAYIHQYYKGRGTTVQIAKETRRIMNEFLTHQAIDEILDHPWIRIGFSAARCKGLIGSKHSAVQAIGVGQAFALNAISRKLQQFCFERVLFHHPQYDTRILKENNFPTTPIPLDRKNFSKAILASGSIPMVMAGVTHIAGAPGGTYRDGGLLDYHPAFSLNPEQTGFILYPHFYTELTPGWFDKKFSKRRLKGKAVDRMILLAPSPGFVSTLPFGRIPDRQDFIRLMGRDNERISAWNKAADMCRVLGDEFMEATENGSIRDKVRKFE from the coding sequence ATGTCAGACAATCTCACCATCCTTGCCGGCGCAACAGCATACCGCCATATCAAAGAAAACGGTCTTTCACCTGACGATATTGATGCCATGCTCGGGGCATCGGGTGCAGCAAAATGGCTCTGTATTCACGGGCTTGATTCCGCAATTTTTACCCAGTGGTTTTCAGGCCGGACCCGGCCCCTGCACCTGTTTGGCACCTCCATCGGAGCATGGAAATTTGCAGCAGCAGCCCAGACCAACTGTCGGGAGGCCTTTGACCGCCTCAAACACGCTTATATCCATCAGTATTATAAAGGCAGGGGTACGACAGTTCAGATAGCCAAGGAAACCCGCCGGATCATGAATGAATTTCTCACACACCAGGCCATTGATGAAATTTTAGACCATCCATGGATTCGCATTGGTTTTTCAGCCGCCCGGTGCAAAGGACTCATTGGATCAAAACACAGTGCTGTCCAGGCCATTGGCGTAGGTCAGGCCTTTGCCCTGAATGCAATATCCAGAAAACTTCAGCAGTTTTGCTTTGAACGCGTCCTCTTCCATCACCCCCAATATGACACCAGGATACTGAAGGAAAACAATTTTCCCACAACACCCATCCCCCTTGACCGAAAAAATTTTTCCAAAGCAATTCTGGCATCAGGGTCCATCCCCATGGTCATGGCGGGCGTGACGCATATTGCGGGCGCACCTGGGGGCACTTACCGGGACGGAGGCCTTCTGGATTACCACCCGGCATTTTCCCTAAATCCTGAACAGACCGGTTTTATTTTGTATCCCCACTTTTATACTGAACTGACACCTGGATGGTTTGATAAAAAATTTTCCAAACGAAGGCTTAAAGGAAAGGCCGTGGACCGGATGATTCTTCTGGCCCCGTCTCCCGGATTTGTTTCCACCCTACCCTTTGGCCGCATCCCGGACCGTCAGGATTTTATCCGGCTCATGGGACGGGATAATGAAAGAATTTCGGCCTGGAACAAAGCTGCGGATATGTGCCGGGTGTTAGGGGATGAATTCATGGAAGCTACGGAAAACGGCTCCATCAGGGACAAAGTCAGAAAATTTGAATAA
- a CDS encoding DUF294 nucleotidyltransferase-like domain-containing protein translates to MNTELQEIRSFLANKHPFDLLSEKTLSDLPEKLQIRYFHKGSEIPDTGTLFDHLYLIRTGEVELKTADGELQARLGEDDMFGYRSSHVGSRDKLKAFAMADTLVYQLRAADLYRICDQNAQLNCFFDTSDEVQKGRQREATSLFVQSDQTQLNLMLTQVKELLSRTPVKVPVTATIQETAQVMSQKRVSSILIYHEPERREQKLMGIVTDRDLRNRVIAKGLAPNDRVSEIMTENPATINSSDFAFKAQLQMARYKVHHMPVMNNNRLAGMITTTDLTRQHTCSTVYIIGDIYKHTDIDRIKQVTTKIPELLVNLVATGATAMSVGHLITSITDAVTIRLLQLAEKRLGPAPVAYAWVAAGSQAREEQIAKSDQDNILILADDYIPEEHSKYFSLLARHVCDGLNACGYIYCPGDMMATNYDWRQPLKVWKKNFNQWIDQPEPEALMLTSVFFDLRCIYGNRSLFQDLRDHVMGKTRGNRIFLGHMTKNALSRKPPLGFFRNFVLIKGGEHDHTFDIKLNGIVPIVDLARIYALAQCSSAINTLDRLDLMESSKAISIDSAKELRNALEFINHLRNQHQARQVKAGKEMDNFVSPDNLSHIDRNRLKEAFLVIRNMQSVMKSRYHW, encoded by the coding sequence ATGAATACTGAATTACAGGAAATACGCAGCTTTCTGGCAAACAAGCATCCATTTGACCTATTGTCGGAAAAAACGTTGTCCGACTTGCCGGAAAAGCTACAGATACGCTATTTTCACAAAGGTTCCGAGATACCTGATACCGGAACCCTGTTTGATCACCTTTACCTGATCCGTACCGGAGAGGTGGAACTTAAGACCGCAGACGGTGAGCTGCAGGCCCGCCTGGGTGAAGATGATATGTTTGGATATCGTTCATCCCACGTCGGTAGCCGGGACAAGCTCAAAGCATTTGCCATGGCGGACACCCTGGTATATCAGCTCCGCGCTGCTGATCTATACAGGATTTGCGATCAAAATGCCCAGCTCAACTGTTTCTTCGACACCTCCGATGAAGTGCAAAAAGGACGGCAGCGTGAAGCCACAAGCCTGTTCGTTCAAAGTGATCAGACCCAGCTCAACTTGATGCTTACGCAGGTCAAAGAACTGTTAAGCCGCACCCCGGTCAAAGTGCCCGTTACAGCCACCATACAGGAGACTGCCCAGGTAATGAGCCAAAAGCGTGTCTCTTCAATCCTTATATACCACGAACCAGAACGCCGCGAACAAAAACTGATGGGGATTGTTACCGACCGTGACCTGCGCAACCGGGTTATTGCCAAGGGGCTGGCCCCTAACGACAGGGTAAGTGAAATCATGACCGAGAACCCGGCGACTATTAACAGCAGCGATTTTGCTTTTAAGGCCCAACTTCAAATGGCCCGCTACAAGGTCCATCATATGCCGGTGATGAACAACAACCGCCTGGCGGGCATGATTACCACCACTGATCTCACCAGACAGCACACCTGCTCTACGGTCTATATTATTGGTGATATCTACAAACACACTGATATTGACAGGATAAAGCAAGTAACGACAAAGATTCCCGAGCTGCTGGTCAATCTGGTCGCTACCGGGGCAACAGCCATGAGCGTAGGGCACCTGATTACGTCTATCACAGATGCCGTCACTATCCGCCTGCTTCAGTTGGCCGAAAAAAGACTGGGGCCTGCTCCCGTGGCCTACGCCTGGGTCGCCGCAGGCTCCCAGGCGCGAGAAGAACAGATTGCCAAATCAGATCAGGATAACATCCTGATCCTGGCGGATGATTACATTCCAGAAGAGCATAGCAAATACTTCAGTCTGCTGGCCAGACATGTCTGTGATGGACTCAACGCCTGTGGTTACATCTACTGCCCCGGCGACATGATGGCGACCAACTATGATTGGCGCCAACCCCTGAAAGTCTGGAAAAAAAATTTCAACCAGTGGATTGACCAGCCTGAGCCCGAAGCCCTGATGCTGACCAGTGTTTTTTTTGATTTACGTTGCATATACGGCAACCGCAGCCTGTTTCAAGACCTGCGTGATCATGTGATGGGCAAGACCCGCGGCAATCGTATCTTCCTGGGCCATATGACAAAGAACGCGCTTTCCCGCAAACCACCGCTGGGGTTTTTCCGTAATTTTGTATTAATCAAAGGAGGAGAACACGACCATACATTTGATATCAAGCTCAACGGCATTGTCCCCATTGTGGACCTTGCCCGTATCTACGCCCTTGCCCAGTGCAGTAGCGCAATCAATACCCTCGATCGCCTTGATTTGATGGAAAGCAGCAAAGCTATCTCTATCGACAGTGCCAAGGAGCTACGCAATGCTCTTGAGTTTATAAACCATCTGCGCAATCAGCACCAGGCAAGACAGGTCAAAGCCGGCAAGGAAATGGACAACTTTGTGTCACCGGACAACCTTTCGCACATTGATCGCAACCGCCTTAAAGAAGCATTCCTGGTGATTCGTAACATGCAGTCAGTGATGAAGTCTCGATACCACTGGTAG
- a CDS encoding methyltransferase domain-containing protein: MVYARDMFHMVEKPDVFLNELSRLVKKEGTIIIEDGHQPRTRRFRKSNKPNA, encoded by the coding sequence ATCGTTTACGCGCGGGACATGTTTCACATGGTGGAGAAACCGGATGTATTTTTAAATGAGTTGAGCCGATTGGTTAAAAAAGAGGGCACAATAATTATTGAAGATGGACATCAACCCCGAACCAGACGATTCAGAAAATCAAACAAGCCGAATGCTTGA
- a CDS encoding hydrolase, with product MLEIENVVLLIVDIQGKLAHLMDKKEILFKNVQNLIKGSRALDIPILWVEQNPQGLGPTIPEIADMLSDIQPISKMSFSSCRNDSFLQALNALDRKQVLISGIEAHICVYQTAADLVDMGYEVQVVTDAVSSRNLENKEIGLQRMRESGVSLTSVETALFELLKVAEGDQFRQIIRIIK from the coding sequence ATGCTTGAAATTGAAAACGTCGTTTTGTTAATCGTTGATATCCAGGGCAAATTAGCACACTTGATGGACAAAAAAGAGATTTTGTTCAAGAACGTGCAAAATCTTATTAAAGGGAGTCGGGCTTTAGACATTCCTATTCTTTGGGTAGAGCAGAATCCCCAGGGATTGGGGCCGACAATTCCAGAAATTGCAGATATGTTGTCCGATATTCAGCCTATCAGCAAAATGAGCTTTAGTAGTTGCCGGAATGATTCATTTCTGCAAGCGCTGAACGCTCTGGATCGTAAACAAGTATTGATTTCAGGGATTGAAGCACATATCTGTGTCTATCAGACCGCAGCAGATCTTGTGGATATGGGCTATGAGGTTCAAGTTGTGACGGATGCCGTATCTTCAAGAAACTTGGAAAATAAAGAAATCGGTTTGCAAAGAATGAGAGAGTCTGGTGTCAGTTTGACAAGTGTTGAAACCGCACTGTTTGAACTGCTTAAAGTGGCTGAAGGAGATCAATTTAGGCAGATTATCAGAATTATAAAGTAA
- a CDS encoding helix-turn-helix domain-containing protein, whose product MFYKKSILLYYDLYTTQKIKMPKSITRTYSRYSTDAAALLGALIREARNDRKLTAQELADRAGISRGLLQRIEKGNLKCEIGAVFEVATIVGIKLFEADGSALSKQLRHIKEKLALMPKSVRKKTKKVNDDF is encoded by the coding sequence GTGTTCTATAAAAAGAGCATATTGCTTTATTATGATCTATATACAACCCAAAAGATAAAAATGCCAAAGTCTATTACACGCACTTACTCACGGTATAGCACAGATGCAGCCGCCTTGCTCGGCGCGTTGATCCGAGAAGCACGTAATGATCGCAAACTTACCGCTCAAGAATTGGCGGATCGTGCTGGTATTTCCAGAGGGCTTTTGCAACGCATTGAAAAAGGCAACCTTAAATGTGAAATTGGGGCTGTTTTCGAAGTGGCAACCATTGTCGGTATCAAGTTGTTTGAGGCAGATGGAAGCGCTTTGAGCAAACAGCTTCGTCATATAAAAGAAAAATTGGCCCTCATGCCAAAATCTGTTCGAAAGAAGACAAAAAAGGTGAACGATGACTTTTAG
- a CDS encoding type II toxin-antitoxin system HipA family toxin, with protein MTFRTEKEAFVWIWLPGETEPVVAGRLEADNGNIMFNYGKSYLERVHADNPAIAIYEPELPLKTGMLPLLEGLGMPGCIRDAAPDAWGRRVIINKTLGLKGTDTDTADLDELTYLLESGSDRIGALDFQQSPTEYVPRNVSNVSMEELIASAQRVEQGIPLTPELDQALFHGSSIGGARPKALIEENGKKYVAKFSSSTDLYSVVKAEYIAMRLAELAGLDAASVALKKAANRDVLLIERFDREPKADKWTRKAMVSALTLFALDDMMARYASYETLSEIIRHRFTNPRPTLKEMFSRLVFNILCGNTDDHARNHAAFWNGTELTLTPAYDICPQGRTGNEASQAMRIYGENNMSSLKSCLETAHNFLITQEEARNIFHNQITAIEQHWEIVCEEAELNEVDKMLLWKRQFLNPYSIAL; from the coding sequence ATGACTTTTAGGACAGAAAAAGAAGCCTTTGTCTGGATTTGGCTCCCCGGTGAAACGGAACCGGTTGTGGCTGGGCGTCTTGAAGCAGATAACGGCAATATCATGTTCAACTATGGTAAAAGCTACCTGGAGCGTGTTCATGCCGACAACCCTGCAATTGCAATTTATGAACCCGAATTGCCGCTGAAAACTGGCATGTTACCTTTACTTGAAGGGTTGGGCATGCCTGGCTGTATAAGGGATGCGGCACCTGATGCCTGGGGAAGACGTGTGATTATCAACAAAACATTAGGGCTGAAAGGAACCGACACAGATACAGCCGATTTAGATGAATTGACATACCTTCTGGAATCTGGGTCCGACCGAATTGGTGCGCTGGATTTTCAACAGTCTCCAACAGAGTATGTGCCGCGTAATGTAAGCAATGTCAGCATGGAAGAGCTGATTGCATCTGCTCAAAGAGTCGAGCAGGGAATTCCCCTTACTCCCGAGTTGGATCAGGCGCTTTTTCATGGCAGCTCCATAGGCGGGGCTCGCCCCAAAGCCTTGATTGAAGAAAACGGTAAAAAATACGTTGCCAAATTTTCATCCAGCACAGATCTGTACAGCGTCGTGAAAGCGGAGTACATTGCCATGCGGTTAGCTGAACTGGCAGGACTGGATGCCGCATCCGTCGCATTGAAGAAAGCCGCGAACAGAGATGTTCTTCTGATAGAGCGATTTGACCGCGAACCCAAAGCAGACAAGTGGACACGCAAGGCTATGGTTTCGGCTCTGACACTTTTTGCTTTGGATGACATGATGGCGCGTTACGCCAGCTATGAAACATTATCTGAGATTATCCGCCACCGTTTTACCAATCCAAGGCCGACACTCAAAGAGATGTTCTCCCGGCTTGTCTTCAATATTCTATGCGGAAACACAGACGATCACGCACGAAACCACGCAGCCTTCTGGAATGGAACTGAGCTGACACTGACACCTGCTTATGATATTTGCCCACAAGGCCGTACAGGCAATGAGGCTTCACAGGCCATGCGCATATATGGTGAGAACAATATGAGCAGTCTCAAGTCATGCTTAGAGACCGCGCACAATTTTCTGATCACCCAAGAAGAGGCCCGAAATATATTTCATAACCAGATTACCGCGATTGAGCAACATTGGGAAATTGTCTGTGAAGAAGCCGAGCTAAATGAGGTGGATAAAATGCTTCTTTGGAAACGGCAGTTTTTAAACCCTTATTCGATTGCACTATAG
- a CDS encoding MBL fold metallo-hydrolase yields the protein MTSSVCCRSCILLLSFLLLFFGGCSPQEKRNFSEDVWEKAVSQTQETDFYAPHKKDDRYFAPWMKMPDKNFLDVLGWKFFSKTNYTKEERAFLPKILPHALARIQETRGDFILWIGHNTFLVRTGEQYWLTDPIFSKRALIPKRKTPPALTLKELNTLVKAPNIIISHNHYDHLDRGSIKGLPKASRVFVPKGLAVMVKKMNKPHTLEMDWWEEKNLSPGIKLVCLPTQHWSMRINQGRNKSLWAAWLLITPATTFYFGGDTGYFKGFKETRKKYPGIDYAFIATTAYHPRWFMHYQHMNIPEAVKGFKELGAKYFIPTQWGTFHLGSEPAGFPGLELKRFIQARNLGPSRFKIMDIGGILKISP from the coding sequence ATGACATCTTCTGTCTGTTGCCGATCCTGTATTCTGCTGCTGTCTTTCCTTCTCCTGTTTTTTGGGGGCTGTTCCCCCCAGGAGAAGCGGAATTTTTCAGAAGATGTGTGGGAAAAAGCAGTATCCCAGACCCAGGAAACAGATTTTTATGCCCCGCATAAAAAAGATGACCGATATTTTGCCCCCTGGATGAAAATGCCGGATAAAAATTTTCTGGATGTTCTGGGTTGGAAGTTTTTTTCAAAAACAAATTATACAAAAGAGGAGAGGGCGTTTTTGCCCAAAATTTTGCCCCACGCCCTGGCACGTATTCAAGAGACCCGGGGAGATTTTATCCTCTGGATCGGGCACAATACCTTTCTTGTTCGCACAGGAGAACAATACTGGCTCACAGATCCCATTTTTTCAAAACGTGCCCTGATTCCTAAACGTAAAACACCGCCCGCCTTGACCCTGAAAGAACTCAATACCCTGGTCAAAGCCCCCAATATTATTATCTCCCACAACCACTACGACCACCTGGATCGTGGGTCTATAAAAGGCCTGCCAAAGGCTTCCCGGGTCTTTGTGCCCAAAGGCCTGGCGGTGATGGTGAAAAAGATGAACAAACCCCATACCCTGGAGATGGACTGGTGGGAAGAAAAAAACTTAAGCCCCGGCATAAAGCTGGTTTGTCTTCCCACCCAGCACTGGTCCATGCGCATCAACCAGGGCCGGAACAAAAGCCTGTGGGCAGCCTGGCTGCTGATCACGCCGGCCACCACCTTTTATTTTGGCGGGGATACCGGCTATTTTAAAGGGTTCAAAGAGACCAGGAAAAAATATCCGGGCATCGACTATGCCTTCATCGCCACCACAGCCTACCATCCCAGATGGTTCATGCACTACCAGCACATGAATATCCCGGAAGCTGTCAAAGGCTTTAAGGAATTGGGGGCAAAATATTTCATCCCCACCCAGTGGGGCACCTTTCACCTGGGCAGCGAACCTGCCGGCTTTCCCGGCCTTGAACTCAAACGCTTTATCCAGGCCCGTAATCTGGGTCCATCCCGGTTTAAAATTATGGATATCGGTGGAATTTTAAAAATTAGTCCATAG
- a CDS encoding SDR family oxidoreductase, producing MSHSSESQPTPLSDKPVLVAGATGYVAGRLIPLLLASGHRVRAMGRSLEKMGSRPWARHPKVQLIRGDIQDMASLERAVDGCGTIYYLVHSMISKKKGYRDADRIGAQNMVRAAAARNADHLIYLGGLGEMDHPNISRHLVSRNEVGNILMNGTVPATVLRAAMILGSGSASFEILRYLAERLPIMITPRWVHMPTQPIAISNVLGYLQGCLNTPEVRNQTFDIGGPDVVSYRDLFRIFAKTAGLPSPLMIPVPVLTPKLSALWIHLVTPVPSAIALPLTQGLSLPTICQDDRIRKIIPQELISCEQAIERALDRVSQEQVDTCWADAGELKFPEWEHCGDSDYSGGTLLTCGYKATAAAAPQDIWPYIQAIGGKTGYYAADLLWGIRGVMDSLSGGVGLNRGRRSAKELWIGDALDFWRVLDCDPPGRLLLLAEMKMPGQALLEITLTRISEKECEITLLSRFLPTGILGIVYWYALYPFHQYVFFSMLKGIVKSAGVKRLTGPWRFTPKIP from the coding sequence ATGTCACATTCATCCGAATCACAACCGACCCCATTATCTGACAAACCCGTCCTGGTCGCCGGCGCCACAGGCTATGTAGCAGGCCGGCTCATCCCGCTTTTGCTGGCATCCGGCCACAGGGTCAGGGCCATGGGACGATCCCTTGAGAAAATGGGGTCAAGGCCCTGGGCCAGGCATCCCAAAGTCCAGCTGATCAGAGGCGATATCCAGGACATGGCCTCCCTTGAACGGGCTGTTGATGGCTGCGGCACCATCTATTATCTGGTTCACTCCATGATCTCCAAAAAAAAGGGATACAGGGATGCCGACCGCATCGGCGCCCAAAATATGGTCCGGGCTGCGGCCGCTCGAAACGCAGACCATCTTATTTATCTGGGGGGCCTGGGCGAGATGGATCATCCCAATATCAGCCGCCATCTGGTTTCCCGAAATGAGGTGGGAAATATCCTGATGAACGGAACGGTGCCTGCAACCGTGCTTCGGGCTGCCATGATTCTGGGCTCCGGCTCTGCCAGCTTTGAAATCCTTCGCTACCTTGCCGAGCGCCTGCCGATTATGATCACTCCTCGCTGGGTGCATATGCCCACCCAGCCCATTGCCATCTCCAATGTCCTGGGCTACCTTCAGGGCTGTTTGAACACTCCGGAAGTCAGAAATCAGACCTTTGATATTGGTGGTCCTGATGTTGTTTCATACAGGGATCTGTTCAGAATATTTGCAAAAACAGCCGGGCTTCCAAGCCCCCTGATGATACCTGTGCCGGTGCTCACCCCGAAGCTGTCAGCACTGTGGATTCATTTGGTCACCCCGGTACCCTCCGCAATTGCGCTCCCCCTGACCCAGGGGTTGAGCCTTCCCACCATCTGTCAGGATGACCGCATTCGTAAAATCATTCCCCAGGAACTTATTTCCTGTGAGCAGGCCATTGAACGGGCCCTGGACCGGGTCAGCCAGGAACAGGTGGATACCTGCTGGGCCGATGCCGGTGAATTGAAATTTCCGGAATGGGAGCATTGTGGGGATTCAGACTATTCCGGGGGCACCCTGCTCACATGCGGGTACAAGGCGACAGCTGCGGCTGCGCCCCAGGATATCTGGCCTTATATCCAGGCCATTGGCGGAAAAACCGGGTATTATGCCGCAGACCTGCTCTGGGGAATCCGGGGAGTGATGGATAGTCTTTCGGGAGGGGTGGGCCTTAACCGGGGCAGGCGGTCTGCCAAAGAACTCTGGATAGGCGATGCCCTGGATTTCTGGCGGGTGCTGGACTGCGATCCCCCGGGACGCTTGCTGCTGCTTGCTGAAATGAAAATGCCGGGCCAGGCCCTTTTGGAGATCACCCTTACCCGAATTTCAGAAAAAGAATGTGAAATCACCCTTTTGTCAAGATTTTTGCCCACAGGGATTTTGGGTATTGTATACTGGTATGCGCTTTATCCCTTTCATCAATATGTATTTTTCTCAATGCTCAAAGGCATTGTGAAGTCAGCAGGGGTTAAACGCTTAACCGGACCCTGGCGGTTCACCCCTAAAATTCCATGA
- a CDS encoding exopolyphosphatase: MRIVTRPDFDGIVCAVLLRQALESSLPIHWIEPNDIQSGSADIQDGDILANLPWHPHAHLWFDHHISNKPAKDVAGAFDIAPSAAGVIYKHYKAQNLLDSRFDELVDQTDMIDSADLTREQVKAPEDYPYLLLSMTIKNDGFQDIPYWERLVEMLGKMDIDAILNDTEVDSRCREVIEENKAFKYYLETYTTMVDRISVTDFRSLEKVPSGNRFLTYSLFADSIASVKIRYAGQDKKEVLISVGQSIFNRECRVNVGAMLARYGGGGHFGAGGCTLDAHDAQEKIDEILVFLKANQECE; the protein is encoded by the coding sequence ATGAGAATCGTCACCCGGCCTGACTTTGACGGCATTGTCTGCGCAGTCCTGCTGCGCCAAGCCCTGGAATCGTCTTTACCGATACACTGGATAGAGCCCAATGACATTCAGTCGGGTTCCGCTGATATCCAGGATGGTGACATCCTTGCCAATCTGCCCTGGCATCCCCATGCACATTTGTGGTTTGATCACCATATCTCCAACAAACCCGCGAAAGACGTGGCCGGGGCCTTTGACATTGCACCGTCGGCCGCCGGTGTTATTTATAAGCATTATAAAGCCCAAAATCTTCTGGACAGCCGCTTTGATGAACTGGTGGATCAGACTGACATGATTGATTCTGCCGATCTGACGCGGGAACAGGTCAAGGCGCCCGAGGACTATCCTTATCTGCTTTTGTCAATGACCATTAAAAATGACGGTTTCCAGGATATCCCTTATTGGGAGCGCCTGGTGGAGATGCTTGGTAAAATGGATATTGACGCGATATTAAATGACACCGAGGTGGACAGCCGGTGCCGGGAAGTGATCGAGGAAAATAAGGCATTTAAATATTATCTGGAAACCTATACCACCATGGTTGATCGTATTTCCGTAACCGATTTTAGAAGCCTTGAGAAAGTACCTTCGGGCAATCGTTTTTTGACCTATTCCCTGTTTGCCGACTCCATTGCCAGTGTAAAGATTCGGTATGCCGGGCAGGACAAAAAAGAGGTTCTCATCAGCGTTGGGCAAAGCATTTTCAATCGTGAATGCCGGGTGAATGTGGGGGCCATGCTTGCCCGCTACGGTGGTGGCGGGCATTTCGGAGCCGGCGGATGCACGTTGGATGCCCATGATGCCCAGGAAAAAATTGACGAAATTCTGGTTTTTTTAAAGGCTAATCAGGAGTGCGAATAA